Proteins encoded together in one Archaeoglobus neptunius window:
- a CDS encoding ABC transporter ATP-binding protein: MLIRCSEIFKSFNSGRRKIEVLRGCSLSINEATTVVLFGESGCGKTTLGRILLGLIKPDRGRVFFRDVEITSQSKLPQEMRRKLQLIPQNPAEALDPRWKIYDSIAEPLRIHGLTENREEEMNAVMEICERVGLKDEQISRRPAELSGGELQRVAIARAMIMRPEFVVCDEPTSMLDVSIQAAVVRMLTEMQREFGVSYLFITHDIDLAKVIADKMYIMQNGRIIRELKGEELQELSPGSSILCEQSATSTHL, from the coding sequence ATGCTGATAAGATGTTCTGAAATCTTTAAATCATTCAACTCGGGCAGGAGGAAAATTGAAGTCCTGAGAGGCTGTTCTCTCAGCATAAACGAAGCTACAACAGTTGTGCTTTTCGGTGAGAGTGGTTGCGGTAAAACAACACTCGGGAGGATCCTTCTCGGACTCATCAAACCCGACAGAGGCAGGGTGTTTTTCAGAGATGTTGAGATTACCTCACAGAGTAAACTTCCGCAGGAAATGCGGAGAAAGCTTCAACTCATCCCGCAAAATCCCGCAGAAGCGCTGGATCCGAGATGGAAGATATACGACAGCATAGCCGAACCGCTGAGGATTCATGGACTTACTGAAAACAGGGAAGAAGAGATGAACGCCGTGATGGAAATCTGTGAAAGAGTCGGATTAAAGGATGAACAGATCAGCAGAAGACCTGCAGAGTTGAGCGGAGGGGAGTTGCAGAGGGTTGCCATCGCTAGGGCCATGATCATGAGACCCGAGTTCGTCGTCTGCGATGAACCAACATCCATGCTCGACGTTTCAATTCAGGCTGCGGTTGTGAGGATGCTAACTGAAATGCAGAGGGAGTTTGGAGTCTCATATCTTTTCATAACACACGACATCGACCTTGCCAAAGTTATTGCGGATAAAATGTACATCATGCAGAATGGAAGGATAATCAGAGAACTGAAAGGAGAAGAGCTGCAAGAGCTATCACCAGGGAGTTCGATACTATGTGAACAATCAGCAACTTCAACCCATCTCTAA
- a CDS encoding ABC transporter permease — MRYLVRRLIQAALTILGISFISFSLLYIFPGDPAEFILSIRYGYEPSLQDIANFRKVLGLDRPLIVQYLDWLSRALRGDFGNSWVENKSVAELILERLPVSLELFAATFVISLIFAFILGVLAAMYKDKAVDQFSRIFTLLGISIPSFWLGLILIWVFSVNLHILPAFGYGSVKHLILPVATWSFSFMAIKTRFIRAAVLEELSKEYVFTARTKGLAEKIVIVRHAMRNAMIPIITYISMSISHLIVGAVMVEVVFSLNGLGSLLVKSAFERDFPVVQALVFISGVVMVTVNLIVDLLYPLMDPRIRYGD, encoded by the coding sequence ATGCGATATCTGGTAAGAAGACTGATCCAGGCAGCACTGACAATCCTGGGAATCTCATTTATTTCCTTTTCCCTACTCTACATTTTCCCGGGCGATCCTGCTGAGTTCATCCTCAGCATAAGATACGGCTACGAACCGAGCTTACAGGACATTGCAAATTTCAGAAAAGTACTGGGTCTTGACAGACCGCTGATAGTGCAGTATCTTGACTGGTTATCGAGAGCTTTGAGAGGAGACTTTGGAAATTCTTGGGTGGAAAACAAGTCGGTTGCTGAGCTTATACTGGAAAGACTGCCAGTATCTCTCGAGCTTTTTGCAGCGACCTTCGTAATCTCACTCATCTTCGCCTTCATCCTCGGAGTGCTGGCGGCAATGTACAAGGATAAAGCTGTAGATCAGTTCAGCAGGATTTTCACGCTGCTCGGAATAAGCATTCCAAGCTTCTGGCTCGGTCTAATCCTGATCTGGGTCTTTTCCGTCAATCTGCATATTCTGCCGGCTTTTGGTTATGGCAGTGTAAAACATCTCATACTACCGGTAGCAACCTGGAGCTTCTCCTTCATGGCCATAAAGACAAGATTCATCAGAGCCGCAGTTCTGGAAGAGCTCTCGAAGGAATATGTGTTTACAGCGAGAACGAAAGGGCTGGCTGAGAAGATTGTGATTGTCAGGCATGCAATGCGAAATGCGATGATACCGATCATAACATACATCTCAATGTCGATCAGCCACCTCATCGTTGGAGCTGTCATGGTTGAGGTTGTGTTTTCGCTGAACGGTCTTGGATCGCTCCTCGTTAAGTCTGCATTCGAGAGAGACTTTCCGGTTGTGCAGGCCCTCGTTTTCATCTCGGGTGTGGTTATGGTGACGGTGAATCTGATTGTTGATCTCCTCTATCCCCTAATGGATCCCAGGATCAGATATGGCGACTGA
- a CDS encoding ABC transporter permease has protein sequence MATEFARFEPKFNLTLLVGLTIVLIIALLSIVAPLSGDAYRVNMNERLSPPSIQHPFGTDQLGRDMFSRVLYGGRVTLLVAVTISAISMSAGCMIGAAAGYFGKTVDDVASRIIDVFMSIPEIVLNIAMVGVFCVVYGASTWIVVFAVSFTNWVSYARLMRGMVLSLKEREFVICTKAMGAGEGYILIRHIIPNALPPILVLATLNIGGVITTIAGLGFLGLGIQPPTPDWGQMLSSGKNYITTAWWLTFFPGLFIALSVLGFNLLGEGLRDVLGCDGYAQG, from the coding sequence ATGGCGACTGAGTTTGCCCGATTCGAACCAAAATTTAATCTCACACTGCTGGTCGGACTTACTATAGTCCTCATCATCGCTCTCCTCAGCATCGTCGCCCCTCTCAGCGGAGATGCATACAGAGTAAACATGAATGAAAGGCTCTCACCACCGTCCATCCAGCATCCTTTCGGAACAGATCAGCTCGGTAGGGATATGTTTTCTCGAGTTCTGTATGGTGGTAGAGTCACACTACTGGTTGCAGTTACGATTTCTGCCATCTCTATGTCTGCAGGCTGCATGATCGGTGCTGCTGCTGGCTATTTTGGAAAAACGGTAGATGATGTTGCGAGCAGGATTATCGATGTTTTCATGTCGATTCCTGAAATCGTGCTCAACATCGCAATGGTCGGAGTTTTCTGCGTTGTCTACGGAGCATCGACATGGATTGTAGTTTTCGCTGTCTCGTTCACAAACTGGGTCAGCTACGCAAGACTGATGAGAGGAATGGTCCTTTCACTGAAGGAGAGAGAGTTCGTGATCTGCACCAAAGCAATGGGGGCTGGCGAAGGATATATTCTTATCAGGCACATCATCCCGAACGCTCTCCCCCCCATACTCGTACTTGCTACTCTCAATATCGGCGGGGTGATAACAACCATAGCCGGCCTTGGTTTTCTTGGACTCGGTATCCAGCCACCAACACCGGATTGGGGGCAGATGCTCAGCTCTGGCAAGAACTATATAACGACAGCCTGGTGGCTGACCTTTTTCCCCGGATTGTTCATAGCTCTTTCAGTTCTAGGTTTCAACCTTCTGGGAGAGGGGCTGAGGGATGTTCTCGGCTGTGATGGATATGCTCAGGGCTGA
- a CDS encoding ABC transporter ATP-binding protein, protein MFSAVMDMLRAEGLKVYFKTGMGIVRAVDNASFEVKEGESFTFVGESGSGKTVLASAIIRLLPRNAILSGKVFFKGRNLMDLNEDEMRRVRRDEIAYIPQSQSSLNPLLRVGFQCAEALIDRGEKKSKALHRVSKLFEFLGIGWRMDDYPHAFSGGMKQRILLAMGLLRDPDLIIADEPTKGLDANRRDQVVEAFRRLSSKTLITITHDLLFAEKIAERVAVMYCGEIVEISRARKFFADPLHPYSKGLLESLPQRGLKPIDGFQPSLINAPQGCRFRERCGLSMQKCKIDPPMVKVGNTYVRCWIYADKMF, encoded by the coding sequence ATGTTCTCGGCTGTGATGGATATGCTCAGGGCTGAGGGGCTGAAAGTGTACTTCAAGACCGGGATGGGAATCGTGAGAGCGGTGGACAACGCAAGTTTTGAGGTTAAGGAGGGGGAAAGCTTCACCTTCGTGGGCGAGAGTGGAAGCGGAAAGACCGTGCTGGCCAGTGCGATTATAAGGCTCCTTCCAAGAAACGCAATTCTAAGCGGAAAGGTTTTCTTCAAAGGCAGAAATCTTATGGATCTTAACGAGGATGAAATGCGCCGTGTGAGAAGGGATGAGATAGCATACATTCCCCAGAGCCAGTCATCGCTGAACCCGCTGCTGAGGGTCGGATTTCAATGTGCAGAAGCTCTGATCGACAGAGGTGAGAAGAAATCAAAAGCACTGCACAGAGTCTCAAAGTTATTCGAGTTTCTGGGGATAGGGTGGAGGATGGACGACTATCCGCATGCGTTCAGCGGTGGGATGAAACAGAGAATACTGCTCGCAATGGGTCTGCTGAGAGATCCAGATCTGATCATCGCCGACGAACCCACAAAAGGGCTGGATGCGAACAGAAGAGATCAGGTGGTCGAGGCTTTCCGGAGGTTGAGCAGCAAAACGTTAATTACAATAACCCATGATCTGCTCTTCGCCGAAAAAATTGCCGAAAGAGTGGCGGTGATGTACTGCGGAGAGATTGTCGAGATCTCCAGGGCCAGAAAATTTTTTGCTGATCCGCTTCACCCCTATTCCAAGGGTCTTCTCGAAAGTCTACCACAAAGAGGACTGAAGCCAATAGACGGTTTCCAGCCGAGCCTGATAAACGCACCGCAAGGTTGCAGATTCAGGGAGAGGTGTGGTCTTTCCATGCAAAAATGCAAAATCGATCCTCCAATGGTTAAAGTTGGAAACACTTACGTGAGGTGCTGGATATATGCTGATAAGATGTTCTGA